The proteins below come from a single Oscillospiraceae bacterium genomic window:
- a CDS encoding sugar ABC transporter ATP-binding protein — protein sequence MDTYRIEMEDVVKSFGGIHALKGVTFRAKAGEIHALVGENGAGKSTLMKILAGAYQKDAGVIRIDGKEVAISTPKRGRELGIGIVYQEFELAPDITVAENIFLDKLSHSFGLVNWKEINQKTKEIIDGLGFHISPQAITGDLPVASQQIVEIAKALAFHAKILILDEPTAVLSDNEVVKLFETLMKLKSAGVCIIYISHRMQEIFQIADTITTLRDGTVTGSMPREGAQTDDVIELMIGGRLGAMFPKRDVTLGEEVLRVENLSGPPKFSDVSFSLRRGEVLGIAGLVGSGRTEVLRAIFGGDGRQSGQVWLRGQAVHVRSPHTGVRHGIALVPENRKDQGLVIDKPISENMTMAALRKVLGALGVILFQKENAIARNLCGRLSVKAGDVRDSVNSLSGGNQQKVVLAKWFNTECDVILLDEPTRGVDVGAKTEIYRLINEFAAHGLGVVFVSSEMPEIIGMCDRALVMAKGVVMEQLKKEDLSEANILRLAVGGGVQ from the coding sequence TTGGACACCTACAGAATTGAGATGGAGGACGTCGTCAAGAGTTTTGGGGGCATCCACGCACTCAAAGGCGTCACGTTCCGGGCCAAGGCGGGGGAGATCCACGCGCTGGTCGGAGAAAACGGAGCGGGAAAATCCACGCTGATGAAGATTTTGGCCGGTGCGTACCAGAAGGACGCCGGCGTCATCCGGATCGACGGGAAAGAAGTGGCCATCTCGACGCCCAAACGCGGCCGCGAGCTCGGCATCGGGATCGTATATCAGGAATTTGAACTGGCCCCCGACATTACGGTGGCCGAAAACATCTTCCTGGATAAACTTTCGCACTCCTTCGGCCTCGTAAACTGGAAGGAGATCAACCAAAAGACAAAGGAGATCATCGACGGTCTCGGCTTTCACATCAGCCCCCAGGCGATCACAGGGGACCTGCCGGTGGCCTCCCAACAGATCGTCGAGATCGCGAAGGCCCTGGCGTTTCACGCGAAGATTCTGATCCTCGACGAGCCGACGGCTGTTCTCAGCGACAACGAAGTCGTCAAGTTGTTTGAAACCCTGATGAAGTTAAAGAGCGCGGGCGTCTGCATCATTTACATCTCCCACCGCATGCAGGAGATCTTCCAGATCGCGGACACGATCACTACGCTGCGGGACGGGACGGTCACGGGTTCGATGCCCCGGGAAGGCGCACAGACAGATGACGTCATCGAGCTCATGATCGGCGGGCGGCTCGGTGCCATGTTCCCCAAACGCGATGTGACGCTGGGGGAGGAGGTGCTCCGTGTGGAGAATCTCTCGGGTCCGCCTAAATTCTCCGACGTGTCGTTTTCCCTGCGGCGGGGCGAGGTACTTGGCATCGCGGGCCTCGTCGGCAGCGGGCGCACAGAGGTGCTGCGGGCCATCTTTGGGGGCGACGGCCGGCAGAGCGGGCAGGTCTGGCTGCGCGGACAGGCCGTCCATGTCCGGTCGCCGCACACGGGGGTGCGGCACGGCATTGCGCTGGTGCCGGAAAACCGGAAGGACCAAGGGCTGGTCATTGACAAACCGATCAGTGAGAACATGACGATGGCCGCTCTCCGCAAGGTTCTCGGCGCGTTGGGGGTGATCCTGTTCCAGAAGGAAAACGCCATCGCCAGAAATCTTTGCGGACGGCTGTCCGTCAAGGCTGGCGACGTCCGCGACAGCGTCAACAGCCTCAGTGGCGGCAACCAACAGAAGGTCGTACTGGCCAAGTGGTTCAACACGGAGTGCGACGTCATTTTGCTGGACGAACCCACCCGAGGCGTGGACGTCGGCGCGAAGACGGAGATCTACCGGCTGATCAACGAGTTCGCCGCCCATGGGCTGGGCGTTGTGTTTGTCTCCTCCGAGATGCCGGAGATCATCGGCATGTGCGATCGCGCGCTCGTCATGGCGAAGGGCGTCGTGATGGAGCAGCTCAAAAAAGAAGACCTGAGCGAAGCCAATATCTTACGGCTGGCTGTGGGTGGTGGGGTGCAATGA